A genomic stretch from Cervus canadensis isolate Bull #8, Minnesota chromosome 27, ASM1932006v1, whole genome shotgun sequence includes:
- the SON gene encoding protein SON isoform X3 has translation MATNIEQIFRSFVVSKFREIQQELSSGRSEGQLNGETNTPIEGNQAGDAAASARSLPNEDIVQKIEEVLSGVLDTELRYKPDLKEASRKSRCVSVQTDPTDEIPTKKSKKHKKHKNKKKKKKKEKEKKYKRQSEESESKPKSHHDGNIESDSFLKFDSEPSELALEHPVRAFGLSDTSECPAVGLEHPVVSMEVSEPHTLETLKPAAKHTELSVASASVVLVQSEQSVAVMLEPSTTKILDSFATAPVPTTTVVLKSSEPVVTMSVECQMKSVQKSLESTPPEPSKIMLLELSETLVSSETPTEVHPEPSTSTTMDFPESSATEVLRLPEQPVEGPSEIADSSMTRPQEMLELPKTTALELQESSVASVMELPGPPATSMPELQGPPVTPVLELPGPSATPAPELPGPLSTPVPELLGPPATAVPELAGPSVTSVPELSQELSGLPAPSMGLEPPQEVPEPPVMAQELPGLPVVTTAVELPGQPVVTVAMELTEQPVTTTELEQPVGMTAVEHPGQPEVTTATGLLGQPEAAMVLELPGQPVATTALELSGQPSVTGVPELPGLPSATRALELSGQPVAAGALELPGQLMAAGALEFSGQSGAAGALELLGQPLATGVLELPGQPGAPELPGQPVATVALEISVQSVVTTELSTMTVSQSLEVPSTTALESYNTVAQELPTTLVGETSVTVGVDPLMAQESHMLASNTMETHMLASNTMDSQMLASNTMDSQMLASNTMDSQMLASSTMDSQMLATSSMDSQMLATSSMDSQMLATSSMDSQMLATSSMDSQMLATSSMDSQMLATSSMDSQMLATSSMDSQMLATSSMDSQMLATSTMDSQMLATSSMDSQMLASGTMDSQMLASGSMDAQMLASGTMDAQMLASSTQDSAMLGSKSPDPYRLAQDPYRLAQDPYRLGHDPYRLGHDAYRLGQDPYRLGHDPYRLTPDPYRMSPRPYRIAPRSYRIAPRPYRLAPRPLMLASRRSMMMSYAAERSMMSSYERSMMSYERSMMSPMAERSMMSAYERSMMSAYERSMMSPMAERSMMSAYERSMMSAYERSMMSPMADRSMMSMGADRSMMSSYSAADRSMMSSYSAADRSMMSSYTADRSMMSMAADSYTDSYTDTYTEAYMVPPLPPEEPPTMPPLPPEEPPMTPPLPPEEPPEGPALATEQSALTAENTWSAEVSALPPEESVSLPEPPVSQSEIAEPLAVTANYSVSASEAAVTVPEPPLEPESSVMSTPVESAAVAEEHEIVAERPVTYMVSETPTTAAEPTVLTSEPSVMSETAETYNSMRASGQTASEVSMSLLEPAVPIAEPSQSTGDLPTMAVLEPPSVAVSEHLAGTVSETSTMAVPEPQAEAVLDPPAAAVQDPPAVAVLDPPAEAVPESLALSEPEHVTIPLPVVSALEPTVPILEPVVSILQPNMIVSEPSSCVPESTVTISEPPVTVSEQTQVIPTETVVESTPVMLESSVIKGMNLLSGDQNIASEIGMQEIAMHSDEEPHAEGLLKSGSNETGNCINTDLNINNHLIAQEMERSTVSASSTGAVGEIGEETILPTSETKQCTVLDTCPSVGETELGGTLSSIGPLVLEPEAVGTGKDLEFGTASALSLVSKYDVEVSLTTQDTEHDMVISTSPSGGSEADIEGPLPAKDIHPDLPNNFINKDAEGSLPVQESDQMLAAAVSPKESSGEDKEVSLSTKEIVSDSGFPASIDDINEADLVRPLLPKDMERLTSLRAGIEGPLLSSEVERDKSAASPVVISIPERASESSSEEKDDYEIFVKVKDTHEKSKKNKNRDKGEKEKKRDSSLRSRSKRSKSSEHKSRKRTSESRSRARKRSSKSKSHRSQTRSRSRSRRRRRSSRSRSKSRGRRSVSKEKRKRSPKHRSKSRERKRKRSSSRDNRKTGRARSRTPSRRSRSHTPSRRRRSRSGGRRSFSISPSRRSRTPSRRSRTPSRRSRTPSRRSRTPSRRSRTPSRRSRTPSRRRRSRSVVRRRSFSISPVRLRRSRTPLRRRFSRSPIRRKRSRSSERGRSPKRLTDLNKAQLLEIAKANAAAMCAKAGVPLPPNLKPAPPPTIEEKVAKKSGGATIEELTEKCKQIAQSKEDDDVIVNKPHVSDEEEEEPPFYHHPFKLSEPKPIFFNLNIAAAKPTPPKSQVTLTKEFPVSSGSQHRKKEADSVYGEWVPVEKNGEENKDDDNVFSSNLPSEPVDISTAMSERALAQKRLSENAFDLEAMSMLNRAQERIDAWAQLNSIPGQFTGSTGVQVLTQEQLANTGAQAWIKKGQILVAVFLPRSVPALLFTTLLLPRPRISS, from the exons TGGAAGGAGTGAAGGACAGCTCAATGGTGAAACAAACACACCTATTGAAGGAAACCAGGCAGGTGATGCCGCTGCCTCTGCCAGGAGCCTACCAAATGAAGACATAGTTCAGAAGATAGAGGAAGTACTTTCTGGGGTCTTAGATACAGAATTACGATATAAGCCAG acTTGAAGGAGGCATCCAGAAAAAGTAGATGTGTGTCTGTCCAAACAGATCCTACTGATGAGATTCCTACCAAAAAGTCGAAGAAgcataaaaagcacaaaaataaaaagaagaaaaagaagaaagaaaaggagaaaaagtataAAAGACAGTCAGAAGAATCGGAGTCAAAGCCGAAATCACATCACGATGGGAACATAGAATCGGATTCCTTTTTGAAGTTTGATTCTGAACCTTCAGAGCTGGCACTGGAGCATCCTGTGAGAGCGTTTGGCCTGTCTGACACCAGTGAGTGTCCCGCAGTTGGGCTTGAACATCCTGTGGTTTCGATGGAGGTCTCAGAGCCACACACCTTAGAAACTCTGAAGCCAGCTGCAAAACATACAGAACTGTCAGTTGCATCTGCATCAGTAGTCTTAGTGCAGTCAGAGCAGTCTGTGGCAGTAATGCTGGAACCATCCACAACAAAGATTCTGGATTCCTTTGCAACAGCACCAGTGCCTACTACAACAGTAGTGCTAAAGTCATCTGAGCCAGTGGTAACAATGTCAGTGGAGTGTCAGATGAAATCTGTGCAGAAATCTTTGGAGAGCACACCTCCAGAGCCATCAAAGATCATGTTGCTAGAGCTATCAGAAACTCTTGTGTCATCAGAGACACCTACTGAGGTGCACCCTGAGCCAAGCACGTCAACAACAATGGATTTTCCAGAGTCGTCAGCAACTGAAGTGCTAAGATTGCCAGAGCAGCCTGTAGAAGGACCATCAGAGATTGCAGATTCATCCATGACACGACCGCAGGAGATGCTGGAGCTGCCCAAGACCACAGCGTTGGAGCTGCAGGAGTCGTCGGTGGCCTCAGTGATGGAGTTGCCGGGGCCACCTGCGACCTCCATGCCGGAGTTGCAGGGGCCCCCTGTGACTCCAGTGCTGGAGTTACCTGGGCCCTCTGCTACCCCGGCACCAGAGTTGCCAGGGCCCCTTTCTACCCCAGTGCCTGAGTTGCTAGGGCCCCCTGCAACAGCAGTGCCTGAGTTGGCGGGGCCCTCTGTGACATCAGTGCCAGAGTTGTCACAGGAATTGTCAGGGCTTCCAGCaccatccatggggttggagCCACCACAGGAGGTACCAGAGCCACCTGTGATGGCACAGGAGTTACCAGGGCTGCCTGTGGTGACAACAGCAGTAGAGTTGCCAGGGCAGCCTGTGGTAACAGTAGCAATGGAGTTGACCGAACAACCTGTGACGACGACAGAGTTGGAGCAGCCTGTGGGGATGACAGCGGTGGAACATCCTGGGCAGCCTGAGGTGACAACGGCAACAGGGTTGCTGGGGCAGCCTGAGGCAGCAATGGTGCTGGAGTTGCCAGGACAGCCGGTGGCAACGACAGCGCTGGAGTTGTCAGGGCAGCCTTCGGTGACTGGGGTGCCAGAGTTGCCAGGGCTGCCTTCGGCAACTAGGGCGCTGGAGTTGTCGGGGCAGCCTGTGGCAGCTGGGGCACTGGAGTTGCCTGGGCAGCTCATGGCAGCTGGGGCACTGGAGTTCTCGGGGCAGTCTGGGGCAGCTGGAGCCCTGGAGCTTCTGGGGCAGCCTTTGGCAACAGGGGTGCTGGAGTTGCCAGGGCAACCTGGGGCGCCAGAGTTGCCTGGGCAGCCTGTGGCAACTGTGGCGCTGGAGATCTCTGTTCAGTCTGTGGTGACAACGGAGCTGTCAACGATGACCGTGTCGCAGTCCCTGGAGGTGCCCTCGACGACAGCGCTGGAGTCCTATAATACGGTAGCACAGGAGCTGCCTACTACATTAGTGGGGGAGACTTCTGTAACAGTAGGAGTGGATCCCTTGATGGCCCAAGAATCCCATATGTTAGCTTCTAACACCATGGAGACCCATATGTTAGCATCCAACACCATGGACTCCCAAATGCTAGCGTCCAACACCATGGACTCTCAAATGCTAGCATCCAACACCATGGACTCCCAGATGTTAGCCTCTAGCACCATGGACTCCCAGATGTTAGCAACCAGCTCCATGGACTCCCAGATGTTAGCAACCAGCTCCATGGACTCCCAGATGTTAGCAACCAGCTCCATGGACTCTCAGATGTTAGCAACCAGCTCCATGGACTCCCAGATGTTAGCAACCAGCTCCATGGACTCCCAGATGTTAGCAACCAGCTCCATGGACTCCCAGATGTTAGCAACCAGCTCCATGGACTCCCAGATGTTAGCAACCAGCTCCATGGACTCCCAGATGTTAGCAACCAGCACCATGGACTCCCAGATGTTAGCCACTAGCTCTATGGACTCCCAGATGTTAGCATCTGGCACTATGGACTCTCAGATGTTAGCTTCTGGCTCCATGGATGCTCAGATGTTAGCGTCTGGTACCATGGATGCCCAGATGTTAGCATCTAGTACCCAAGATTCTGCTATGTTGGGTTCAAAATCTCCTGATCCCTACAGGTTAGCTCAGGATCCTTACAGATTAGCTCAGGATCCGTATAGGTTAGGTCATGACCCTTACAGGCTAGGTCATGATGCCTACAGGTTAGGGCAGGACCCCTATAGATTAGGCCATGATCCCTACAGACTAACTCCTGATCCCTATAGGATGTCACCTAGACCCTATAGGATAGCACCCAGGTCCTATAGAATAGCTCCCAGGCCATATAGGTTAGCACCTAGACCCCTGATGTTAGCATCTAGACGTTCTATGATGATGTCCTATGCTGCAGAACGTTCCATGATGTCATCTTATGAACGCTCTATGATGTCTTATGAGCGGTCTATGATGTCCCCTATGGCTGAGCGCTCTATGATGTCAGCCTACGAGCGCTCTATGATGTCAGCCTATGAGCGCTCTATGATGTCCCCTATGGCTGAGCGCTCCATGATGTCAGCTTATGAACGCTCTATGATGTCAGCCTACGAGCGCTCCATGATGTCCCCAATGGCTGACCGATCTATGATGTCCATGGGTGCTGACCGGTCTATGATGTCGTCATACTCTGCTGCTGACCGGTCTATGATGTCATCGTACTCTGCAGCTGACCGATCTATGATGTCATCTTATACTGCTGATCGTTCAATGATGTCTATGGCAGCTGATTCTTACACCGATTCTTATACTGATACATACACGGAGGCATATATGGTGCCACCTTTGCCTCCTGAAGAGCCTCCAACAATGCCACCATTGCCACCTGAAGAGCCACCAATGACACCACCATTGCCTCCTGAGGAGCCACCAGAAGGTCCAGCGTTAGCCACTGAGCAGTCAGCATTAACAGCTGAAAATACATGGTCTGCTGAAGTGTCAGCATTACCTCCTGAAGAGTCTGTATCGCTGCCTGAACCTCCTGTGAGTCAAAGTGAGATTGCGGAGCCTTTGGCAGTGACTGCTAATtattcagtgtcagcatcagagGCTGCCGTGACTGTTCCAGAACCACCGCTAGAGCCAGAGTCTTCAGTTATGTCAACACCTGTAGAGTCTGCTGCTGTAGCAGAAGAGCATGAAATTGTTGCAGAGAGACCAGTGACTTACATGGTGTCTGAAACTCCCACAACAGCAGCTGAACCAACTGTGTTAACATCAGAGCCTTCTGTTATGTCAGAGACAGCAGAAACTTACAATTCCATGAGGGCTTCAGGACAGACTGCCTCAGAGGTATCTATGTCCCTGCTGGAGCCAGCAGTACCTATTGCAGAACCATCACAGAGTACTGGAGATCTGCCAACCATGGCTGTCTTAGAGCCGCCATCTGTGGCTGTTTCAGAGCATCTAGCTGGGACTGTTTCAGAGACATCAACCATGGCTGTCCCAGAGCCACAGGCTGAGGCTGTCCTAGACCCTCCAGCTGCGGCTGTCCAGGACCCTCCAGCTGTGGCTGTCCTGGACCCACCAGCTGAGGCTGTCCCAGAGTCCCTGGCCTTGTCTGAGCCAGAGCATGTTACCATTCCTTTGCCAGTTGTTTCTGCCCTGGAGCCTACTGTGCCTATCCTGGAACCAGTGGTGTCCATCCTTCAACCTAATATGATTGTTTCAGAACCATCTAGTTGTGTCCCAGAGTCCACTGTGACAATTTCAGAGCCTCCTGTCACTGTCTCAGAGCAGACTCAAGTAATACCAACTGAGACAGTTGTAGAGTCTACACCAGTAATGTTAGAGTCTAGTGttataaaaggaatgaatttacTATCTGGTGATCAAAATATTGCTTCAGAGATTGGCATGCAGGAGATAGCCATGCATTCAGATGAAGAGCCACATGCTGAAGGACTCCTGAAGAGTGGCTCTAACGAAACTGGAAATTGTATAAATACAGACCTTAATATAAATAATCACTTAATTGCTCAAGAGATGGAACGTAGCACAGTGTCTGCTTCCAGCACTGGCGCTGTTGGTGAAATTGGTGAAGAGACAATTTTGCCTACTAGTGAGACTAAACAATGCACAGTATTGGATACCTGTCCTAGTGTGGGTGAAACTGAGCTAGGAGGAACTCTGTCTTCTATTGGTCCCCTTGTCCTTGAACCTGAAGCAGTGGGAACTGGTAAGGATCTTGAATTTGGCACAGCATCTGCTCTCAGTTTAGTTAGTAAATATGATGTTGAAGTATCTTTAACTACTCAAGATACTGAACATGACATGGTAATTTCCACCAGCCCCAGTGGTGGTAGTGAAGCTGACATAGAGGGACCTTTGCCTGCTAAAGACATTCATCCTGATTTACCTAATAATTTTATCAATAAGGATGCAGAAGGATCATTACCTGTACAGGAGAGTGATCAGATGTTAGCAGCTgctgtcagtcctaaagaaagTAGTGGAGAAGATAAAGAAGTATCTCTCTCTACTAAAGAGATAGTGTCTGATTCAGGATTTCCTGCCAGCATTGATGATATTAATGAAGCTGATTTAGTGAGACCATTACTTCCTAAGGACATGGAACGTCTTACAAGCCTTAGGGCTGGTATTGAAGGACCTTTACTTTCGAGTGAGGTGGAACGGGATAAATCTGCTGCCAGTCCAGTTGTAATTAGTATACCAGAAAGAGCTTCAGAGTCGTCTTCAGAGGAAAAAGATGATTATGAAATTTTTGTAAAAGTTAAGGACAcacatgaaaaaagcaagaaaaataagaacCGTGACAAAGgcgagaaagagaagaaaagagactcTTCATTAAGATCGAGAAGTAAACGTTCCAAGTCTTCTGAACACAAATCGCGAAAGCGCACCAGTGAATCTCGTTCTAGGGCAAGGAAGAGGTCATCTAAGTCCAAGTCTCATCGGTCTCAAACACGTTCACGGTCACGATCAAGACgcaggaggaggagcagcaggTCAAGATCAAAGTCTAGAGGAAGGCGATCTGTATCAAAAGAGAAGCGCAAAAGATCTCCAAAGCACAGATCCAAgtccagggaaagaaaaagaaaaagatcaagcTCCAGGGATAACCGGAAAACAGGTAGAGCTCGAAGTCGCACCCCAAGTCGTCGGAGCCGGAGTCACACTCCAAGTCGTAGGAGAAGATCCAGATCCGGGGGGAGAAGGAGCTTTAGCATTTCCCCGAGCCGACGGAGTCGGACCCCAAGTCGACGGAGCCGCACCCCTAGCAGACGGAGTCGGACCCCGAGTCGACGGAGCCGTACCCCGAGCCGGCGGAGCCGTACCCCGAGCCGACGGAGCCGTACCCCGAGCCGTCGGAGAAGATCAAGATCTGTGGTAAGAAGACGAAGCTTCAGTATATCACCAGTCAGATTACGGCGATCACGAACACCCTTGAGAAGAAGGTTTAGCAGGTCTCCAATCCGTCGCAAACGATCCAGGTCTTCAGAAAGAGGCAGATCACCTAAACGTCTCACAGATTTGA ATAAGGCTCAGTTACTTGAAATAGCCAAAGCTAATGCAGCTGCCATGTGTGCTAAGGCTGGTGTTCCTTTACCACCAAACCTAAAGCCTGCACCTCCACCTACAATAGAAGAGAAAGTTGCTAAAAAGTCAGGAGGAGCTACTATAGAAGAACTAACTGAG aaatgcaaacagATTGCACAGAGTAAAGAAGATGATGATGTAATAGTGAATAAGCCGCATGTTTcggatgaagaggaagaagaacctCCTTTTTATCATCATCCCTTTAAACTCAGTGAACCCAAACCCATTTTTTTCAATCTGAAT ATTGCTGCAGCAAAGCCAACTCCACCAAAAAGCCAGGTAACATTAACAAAAGAATTCCCTGTATCATCTGGATCTCAACATCGGAAAAAAGAAGCAGATAGTGTTTATGGAGAGTGGGTCCCTGTAGAGAAAAACggtgaagaaaacaaagatgatgaTAATGTTTTCAGCAGCAATTTGCCCTCTGAG cCTGTGGACATCTCTACAGCAATGAGTGAACGGGCACTTGCTCAGAAAAGACTCAGCGAGAATGCATTTGACCTTGAAGCTATGAGCATGTTAAATCGTGCTCAGGAACGG ATTGATGCCTGGGCTCAGCTGAACTCTATTCCCGGCCAGTTCACAGGAAGTACAGGAGTGCAGGTTTTGACACAAGAACAGTTGGCCAATACTGGTGCCCAAGCCTGGATTAAAAAG